In one window of Denticeps clupeoides chromosome 2, fDenClu1.1, whole genome shotgun sequence DNA:
- the LOC114784481 gene encoding zinc finger protein 503-like → MITSPPASAPNNLSDSPAWETNSGQRLAHLASPADPVRQANRLPIRAVKMLTARAGHLLHPEYLQPLPSTPISPIELDAKKSPLALLAQTCSQIGKPDPPSSSKLASAASGGSGDKDPKCGPLKISDIGAEDKSSFKPYAKSADKKEPSSAASAGDKACFRVPSATCRPFTPRTGSPNSCASASPLPSDCKPAEREDKKEGGAPERTSGGDSNPHQEAASKAPPASDASPAGLGSGLVAPVSPYRPGHTVFPLPPTGIPYPGSLAGAYAGYPQPFLPPGVSLDPTKPGGPLLSAQFSLGCGKAGSSPLSGASPPSIVSASLCRDPYCLSYHCAGAGGHDPAALKPGYPLVYPSHALHGVHPSPPTLYPYGFMLPNDPLPHACNWVSANGPCDKRFATSEELLGHLRTHTAFAAADKLVAGYPGSPSTLAAAMACHMHVPAGAAPLRSPHHALGLAGRYHPYPKSPVPVPVPAATGPYYSPYALYGQRLTTAPGLGYQ, encoded by the exons ATGATCACGTCGCCCCCGGCGTCCGCCCCGAACAACCTCAGCGACAGTCCGGCGTGGGAGACCAACAGCGGCCAGCGACTCGCTCACTTGGCGTCCCCGGCGGACCCCGTGCGACAGGCGAACCGTCTCCCCATCCGGGCGGTGAAAATGCTGACGGCGCGGGCCGGACACCTTCTGCACCCGGAGTACCTCCAGCCGCTCCCCTCCACCCCGATCAGCCCCATCGAG CTGGACGCCAAGAAAAGTCCCCTCGCCCTCTTGGCGCAAACATGCTCCCAGATCGGGAAGCCGGACCCCCCGTCCTCGTCCAAACTCGCCTCGGCGGCCTCGGGTGGATCTGGCGACAAGGACCCCAAGTGCGGCCCGCTGAAGATCAGCGACATCGGCGCGGAGGACAAGTCGAGCTTCAAGCCCTACGCCAAGTCCGCGGACAAGAAGGAGCCGTCCTCGGCCGCGTCCGCGGGAGACAAGGCCTGTTTCCGCGTACCTAGCGCCACCTGCCGGCCGTTCACCCCCAGGACGGGGAGCCCCAACTCCTGCGCCTCCGCCTCGCCCCTGCCGTCGGACTGCAAGCCGGCGGAACGCGAGGATAAAAAGGAGGGCGGCGCGCCCGAGAGGACGTCCGGCGGGGACTCGAACCCGCACCAGGAGGCCGCGTCCAAGGCGCCGCCCGCGTCCGACGCGAGTCCGGCCGGCCTGGGCTCCGGCCTGGTGGCCCCCGTGTCCCCCTACCGGCCCGGACACACGGTGTTCCCCCTGCCCCCCACCGGCATCCCCTACCCCGGCAGCCTGGCGGGGGCCTACGCCGGGTACCCGCAGCCCTTCCTGCCGCCCGGGGTGTCGCTGGACCCGACCAAACCCGGCGGGCCGCTGCTGAGCGCCCAGTTCTCGCTGGGCTGTGGCAAGGCGGGGTCCAGCCCGCTGTCCGGCGCCTCGCCCCCCTCCATCGTGTCCGCCAGCCTCTGCAGGGACCCCTACTGCCTGAGCTACCACTGCGCCGGGGCCGGCGGCCACGACCCGGCCGCCCTGAAGCCCGGATACCCGCTGGTGTACCCGTCCCACGCCCTGCACGGCGTGCACCCCTCGCCGCCGACGCTCTACCCGTACGGCTTCATGCTGCCCAACGACCCGCTGCCCCACGCCTGCAACTGGGTGTCGGCCAACGGGCCGTGCGACAAGCGCTTCGCCACGTCCGAGGAGCTGCTGGGGCACCTGCGCACGCACACCGCCTTCGCCGCCGCCGACAAGCTCGTGGCGGGGTACCCGGGCTCCCCCTCCACGCTGGCCGCGGCCATGGCCTGCCACATGCACGTCCCCGCCGGCGCCGCCCCGCTGCGGAGCCCGCACCACGCCCTCGGACTCGCCGGCCGCTACCACCCGTACCCCAAGAGCCCGGTGCCGGTGCCGGTGCCCGCCGCCACGGGGCCCTACTACTCCCCGTACGCGCTGTACGGTCAGAGGCTGACCACGGCGCCCGGCCTGGGCTACCAGTAG